A single window of Xiphophorus hellerii strain 12219 chromosome 12, Xiphophorus_hellerii-4.1, whole genome shotgun sequence DNA harbors:
- the LOC116730321 gene encoding eosinophil peroxidase-like isoform X3: MNKFLCLLGVGLTLALQCQVAAKRHLSHSFIEKCVNKAKTNVDEAYTYSRQVSLDRVKRNAASPADILRILKQPNGPSREAVRAADYMANTLHVINHYLSKRHKRSINATDLISKDDLGVIARLTGCAAQVRNIHCQDLPNLNTYRTANNICNNLKNPRWGASNIPFLRWLPAEYEDGISSPKGWTHDLRVNNHLLPFVREVSNRILAINSSEVNSDPLYTHLVTIFGQWTDHDITFTPHSPSIRSFNDGIDCEKTCGNTEPCFPIEFPSNEPRIRDHSEKCMPFSRSAPACGSGNTGYIFGSSTVRQQMNTLTAFIDVGQVYGSDDSKARNLRNLTTDQGLLRVNNNYTDNGRDLLPFTTMGANMCATRRRMTNDNSAEEVLCFFAGDDRSNENIGLASLHTLMVREHNRLVRALAQLNPKWDGERLYQEARKIMGGYMQVITYRDYLLPIVGPEAISKKLSTYPGYNETIDPSIANVFATAAYRFAHLTVQPFIFRLDESYQDHPNYPTQLLHRTMFAPWRIVFEGGLDPILRGLIGRQAKLNIQDRMLTEELRDKLFKFSVDLALDLGSLNMQRGRDHGLPGYNKWRKFCGLSQPTTLSELAEVLNNTVLAQKLLDLYGTPDNIDPWLGGVAEPFVSGGRVGPLFACLISTQFQNIREGDRFWWENKGVFTDAQKLAIRETSLARIICDNTGITEVPEKPFQYRPRGSGYTRCDAIPAFDLSPWKDGAEGPEKPQPPTGKLFTSFDINYYWCYVTSKW, translated from the exons atGAATAAGTTTCTCTGCCTATTGGGTGTTGGTCTAACCCTTGCCTTGCAATGCCAAGTGGCTGCCA AACGCCATTTGAGCCACAGTTTCATcgaaaaatgtgtgaataagGCTAAAACCAATGTGGATGAAGCCTATACATATTCCCGTCAAGT GAGCCTTGACCGGGtgaaaagaaatgcagcaaGTCCTGCAGACATCCTGAGAATCCTGAAGCAGCCCAATGGACCGTCCAGAGAGGCGGTGCGCGCTGCAGACTACATGGCCAACACTCTGCACGTGATTAACCACTACCTGTCCAAACGTCACAAACGCTCCATCAATGCCACAG ACCTTATCTCTAAGGATGATCTGGGCGTGATAGCCAGACTGACAGGCTGCGCTGCTCAAGTCAGAAATATTCATTGCCAGGATCTTCCCAATCTCAACACCTATCGCACGGCAAACAACATTTGCAACAACCT TAAAAACCCTCGCTGGGGTGCCTCCAACATCCCGTTCCTCCGCTGGCTGCCTGCTGAGTATGAAGATGGCATCAGTTCTCCTAAAGGCTGGACTCATGACTTGAGAGTCAACAATCACCTTCTTCCCTTT GTGAGAGAAGTGTCCAACCGTATCTTGGCAATAAATAGCTCTGAAGTGAACAGTGACCCCCTCTACACCCACCTGGTGACAATCTTTGGCCAGTGGACAGACCATGACATCACTTTCACCCCTCACTCTCCCTCCATCAGGTCATTTAATGATGGCATTGATTGTGAAAAGACCTGTGGCAACACAGAGCCATGCTTCCCCATAGAg TTTCCCTCAAATGAACCTCGCATTCGGGATCACTCTGAAAAGTGCATGCCATTCTCCCGCTCTGCGCCAGCTTGTGGTTCTGGTAACACTGGGTACATCTTTGGATCATCCACTGTCCGCCAGCAGATGAACACTCTGACGGCCTTCATCGATGTGGGTCAGGTCTATGGTTCTGATGACAGCAAAGCTCGCAATCTCCGAAACCTCACTACTGATCAGGGATTGTTGAGGGTGAATAATAACTATACAGACAATGGCCGTGACCTCCTGCCATTCACCACCATGGGGGCCAACATGTGTGCCACAAGGCGACGCATGACCAATGATAATAGTGCTGAGGAAGTGCTGTGCTTCTTTGCTG GTGACGACCGTTCCAATGAAAACATCGGACTGGCTTCTTTGCACACTCTGATGGTGAGAGAGCACAATCGCTTGGTCCGTGCCCTTGCTCAGCTCAACCCAAAGTGGGACGGAGAGAGGCTCTACCAGGAAGCCCGCAAGATTATGGGAGGATACATGCAG GTTATCACTTACAGGGACTATCTCCTTCCCATTGTTGGACCAGAGGCCATATCAAAGAAGTTGTCCACATATCCTGGTTATAATGAAACCATTGATCCCAGCATTGCCAACGTGTTTGCAACAGCTGCCTACCGATTCGCTCATCTGACAGTTCAGCCCTTCATTTTCCGTCTTGATGAGAGTTACCAGGATCATCCAAACTATCCCACCCAGCTGCTTCACAGAACCATGTTTGCCCCTTGGAGGATCGTCTTTGAAG GTGGATTGGACCCAATCTTGAGAGGGTTGATTGGTCGTCAGGCCAAGCTGAACATTCAGGACCGCATGCTGACTGAGGAGCTGAGGGACAAGCTGTTTAAATTCTCTGTAGACCTGGCTCTGGATCTGGGATCTCTTAAcatgcagagaggaagagacCACGGACTCCCtg GCTACAACAAATGGCGAAAGTTCTGTGGCCTGTCACAGCCAACGACTCTAAGTGAGTTAGCTGAGGTTCTCAACAACACTGTCTTGGCCCAAAAACTGCTGGATCTGTACGGTACGCCTGACAACATCGATCCATGGCTGGGAGGAGTGGCTGAGCCATTTGTCAGTGGAGGAAGAGTGGGACCTCTGTTTGCCTGCCTGATTTCCACTCAGTTCCAGAACATCCGTGAGGGAGACAG GTTTTGGTGGGAGAATAAAGGTGTCTTCACGGATGCTCAGAAGCTGGCAATTAGGGAGACGTCTCTTGCCAGAATCATCTGTGACAACACTGGGATCACTGAAGTTCCTGAGAAACCTTTCCAGTACCGACCTCGAGGCTCTGGATACACCCGATGTGACGCCATCCCTGCATTTGATCTCAGTCCATGGAAGGACGGTG CTGAAGGTCCAGAAAAGCCACAACCACCAACAGGTAAATTGTTCACTTCCTTTGATATAAATTACTATTGGTGCTATGTTACTTCAAAATGGTGA
- the LOC116730321 gene encoding eosinophil peroxidase-like isoform X1, whose translation MNKFLCLLGVGLTLALQCQVAAKRHLSHSFIEKCVNKAKTNVDEAYTYSRQVSLDRVKRNAASPADILRILKQPNGPSREAVRAADYMANTLHVINHYLSKRHKRSINATDLISKDDLGVIARLTGCAAQVRNIHCQDLPNLNTYRTANNICNNLKNPRWGASNIPFLRWLPAEYEDGISSPKGWTHDLRVNNHLLPFVREVSNRILAINSSEVNSDPLYTHLVTIFGQWTDHDITFTPHSPSIRSFNDGIDCEKTCGNTEPCFPIEFPSNEPRIRDHSEKCMPFSRSAPACGSGNTGYIFGSSTVRQQMNTLTAFIDVGQVYGSDDSKARNLRNLTTDQGLLRVNNNYTDNGRDLLPFTTMGANMCATRRRMTNDNSAEEVLCFFAGDDRSNENIGLASLHTLMVREHNRLVRALAQLNPKWDGERLYQEARKIMGGYMQVITYRDYLLPIVGPEAISKKLSTYPGYNETIDPSIANVFATAAYRFAHLTVQPFIFRLDESYQDHPNYPTQLLHRTMFAPWRIVFEGGLDPILRGLIGRQAKLNIQDRMLTEELRDKLFKFSVDLALDLGSLNMQRGRDHGLPGYNKWRKFCGLSQPTTLSELAEVLNNTVLAQKLLDLYGTPDNIDPWLGGVAEPFVSGGRVGPLFACLISTQFQNIREGDRFWWENKGVFTDAQKLAIRETSLARIICDNTGITEVPEKPFQYRPRGSGYTRCDAIPAFDLSPWKDGAEGPEKPQPPTGQPGPPGPPGPPGPIGLPGPPGPPGPSGAAKHVAFSVRLGNNFPKAGTPIAFHDVIYNGQNSYDPKTGFFTCEHPGVYEFEFHCTIHDSAGSLNLFRNRALVLHSFTTRQNGYITASGSTFIKLVKGDRVCLVANNGGNGLTSDSFFSGHLLFTE comes from the exons atGAATAAGTTTCTCTGCCTATTGGGTGTTGGTCTAACCCTTGCCTTGCAATGCCAAGTGGCTGCCA AACGCCATTTGAGCCACAGTTTCATcgaaaaatgtgtgaataagGCTAAAACCAATGTGGATGAAGCCTATACATATTCCCGTCAAGT GAGCCTTGACCGGGtgaaaagaaatgcagcaaGTCCTGCAGACATCCTGAGAATCCTGAAGCAGCCCAATGGACCGTCCAGAGAGGCGGTGCGCGCTGCAGACTACATGGCCAACACTCTGCACGTGATTAACCACTACCTGTCCAAACGTCACAAACGCTCCATCAATGCCACAG ACCTTATCTCTAAGGATGATCTGGGCGTGATAGCCAGACTGACAGGCTGCGCTGCTCAAGTCAGAAATATTCATTGCCAGGATCTTCCCAATCTCAACACCTATCGCACGGCAAACAACATTTGCAACAACCT TAAAAACCCTCGCTGGGGTGCCTCCAACATCCCGTTCCTCCGCTGGCTGCCTGCTGAGTATGAAGATGGCATCAGTTCTCCTAAAGGCTGGACTCATGACTTGAGAGTCAACAATCACCTTCTTCCCTTT GTGAGAGAAGTGTCCAACCGTATCTTGGCAATAAATAGCTCTGAAGTGAACAGTGACCCCCTCTACACCCACCTGGTGACAATCTTTGGCCAGTGGACAGACCATGACATCACTTTCACCCCTCACTCTCCCTCCATCAGGTCATTTAATGATGGCATTGATTGTGAAAAGACCTGTGGCAACACAGAGCCATGCTTCCCCATAGAg TTTCCCTCAAATGAACCTCGCATTCGGGATCACTCTGAAAAGTGCATGCCATTCTCCCGCTCTGCGCCAGCTTGTGGTTCTGGTAACACTGGGTACATCTTTGGATCATCCACTGTCCGCCAGCAGATGAACACTCTGACGGCCTTCATCGATGTGGGTCAGGTCTATGGTTCTGATGACAGCAAAGCTCGCAATCTCCGAAACCTCACTACTGATCAGGGATTGTTGAGGGTGAATAATAACTATACAGACAATGGCCGTGACCTCCTGCCATTCACCACCATGGGGGCCAACATGTGTGCCACAAGGCGACGCATGACCAATGATAATAGTGCTGAGGAAGTGCTGTGCTTCTTTGCTG GTGACGACCGTTCCAATGAAAACATCGGACTGGCTTCTTTGCACACTCTGATGGTGAGAGAGCACAATCGCTTGGTCCGTGCCCTTGCTCAGCTCAACCCAAAGTGGGACGGAGAGAGGCTCTACCAGGAAGCCCGCAAGATTATGGGAGGATACATGCAG GTTATCACTTACAGGGACTATCTCCTTCCCATTGTTGGACCAGAGGCCATATCAAAGAAGTTGTCCACATATCCTGGTTATAATGAAACCATTGATCCCAGCATTGCCAACGTGTTTGCAACAGCTGCCTACCGATTCGCTCATCTGACAGTTCAGCCCTTCATTTTCCGTCTTGATGAGAGTTACCAGGATCATCCAAACTATCCCACCCAGCTGCTTCACAGAACCATGTTTGCCCCTTGGAGGATCGTCTTTGAAG GTGGATTGGACCCAATCTTGAGAGGGTTGATTGGTCGTCAGGCCAAGCTGAACATTCAGGACCGCATGCTGACTGAGGAGCTGAGGGACAAGCTGTTTAAATTCTCTGTAGACCTGGCTCTGGATCTGGGATCTCTTAAcatgcagagaggaagagacCACGGACTCCCtg GCTACAACAAATGGCGAAAGTTCTGTGGCCTGTCACAGCCAACGACTCTAAGTGAGTTAGCTGAGGTTCTCAACAACACTGTCTTGGCCCAAAAACTGCTGGATCTGTACGGTACGCCTGACAACATCGATCCATGGCTGGGAGGAGTGGCTGAGCCATTTGTCAGTGGAGGAAGAGTGGGACCTCTGTTTGCCTGCCTGATTTCCACTCAGTTCCAGAACATCCGTGAGGGAGACAG GTTTTGGTGGGAGAATAAAGGTGTCTTCACGGATGCTCAGAAGCTGGCAATTAGGGAGACGTCTCTTGCCAGAATCATCTGTGACAACACTGGGATCACTGAAGTTCCTGAGAAACCTTTCCAGTACCGACCTCGAGGCTCTGGATACACCCGATGTGACGCCATCCCTGCATTTGATCTCAGTCCATGGAAGGACGGTG CTGAAGGTCCAGAAAAGCCACAACCACCAACAG GTCAACCTGGACCCCCTGGACCTCCTGGACCACCAG GACCAATAGGTCTGCCAGGACCCCCTGGACCTCCCGGACCTTCAGGCGCAGCAAAGCATGTAGCTTTCTCAGTGCGCCTTGGTAATAACTTCCCCAAAGCTGGTACCCCCATTGCCTTCCATGATGTCATCTACAATGGACAGAACAGCTATGACCCCAAGACCGGCTTTTTCACCTGTGAGCACCCAGGCGTCTATGAGTTTGAGTTCCACTGCACCATCCATGACAGTGCAGGCAGCTTGAATCTGTTCCGCAATAGAGCCCTGGTTCTGCACTCATTCACCACCCGCCAGAACGGCTACATCACAGCCAGCGGCAGCACCTTCATCAAGCTTGTGAAGGGAGACAGGGTATGCCTGGTGGCTAACAATGGCGGCAACGGACTGACCAGTGACAGCTTCTTCTCTGGTCATCTGCTGTTCACCGAGTAG
- the LOC116730321 gene encoding eosinophil peroxidase-like isoform X2, translating into MNKFLCLLGVGLTLALQCQVAAKRHLSHSFIEKCVNKAKTNVDEAYTYSRQVSLDRVKRNAASPADILRILKQPNGPSREAVRAADYMANTLHVINHYLSKRHKRSINATDLISKDDLGVIARLTGCAAQVRNIHCQDLPNLNTYRTANNICNNLKNPRWGASNIPFLRWLPAEYEDGISSPKGWTHDLRVNNHLLPFVREVSNRILAINSSEVNSDPLYTHLVTIFGQWTDHDITFTPHSPSIRSFNDGIDCEKTCGNTEPCFPIEFPSNEPRIRDHSEKCMPFSRSAPACGSGNTGYIFGSSTVRQQMNTLTAFIDVGQVYGSDDSKARNLRNLTTDQGLLRVNNNYTDNGRDLLPFTTMGANMCATRRRMTNDNSAEEVLCFFAGDDRSNENIGLASLHTLMVREHNRLVRALAQLNPKWDGERLYQEARKIMGGYMQVITYRDYLLPIVGPEAISKKLSTYPGYNETIDPSIANVFATAAYRFAHLTVQPFIFRLDESYQDHPNYPTQLLHRTMFAPWRIVFEGGLDPILRGLIGRQAKLNIQDRMLTEELRDKLFKFSVDLALDLGSLNMQRGRDHGLPGYNKWRKFCGLSQPTTLSELAEVLNNTVLAQKLLDLYGTPDNIDPWLGGVAEPFVSGGRVGPLFACLISTQFQNIREGDRFWWENKGVFTDAQKLAIRETSLARIICDNTGITEVPEKPFQYRPRGSGYTRCDAIPAFDLSPWKDGGPEKPQPPTGQPGPPGPPGPPGPIGLPGPPGPPGPSGAAKHVAFSVRLGNNFPKAGTPIAFHDVIYNGQNSYDPKTGFFTCEHPGVYEFEFHCTIHDSAGSLNLFRNRALVLHSFTTRQNGYITASGSTFIKLVKGDRVCLVANNGGNGLTSDSFFSGHLLFTE; encoded by the exons atGAATAAGTTTCTCTGCCTATTGGGTGTTGGTCTAACCCTTGCCTTGCAATGCCAAGTGGCTGCCA AACGCCATTTGAGCCACAGTTTCATcgaaaaatgtgtgaataagGCTAAAACCAATGTGGATGAAGCCTATACATATTCCCGTCAAGT GAGCCTTGACCGGGtgaaaagaaatgcagcaaGTCCTGCAGACATCCTGAGAATCCTGAAGCAGCCCAATGGACCGTCCAGAGAGGCGGTGCGCGCTGCAGACTACATGGCCAACACTCTGCACGTGATTAACCACTACCTGTCCAAACGTCACAAACGCTCCATCAATGCCACAG ACCTTATCTCTAAGGATGATCTGGGCGTGATAGCCAGACTGACAGGCTGCGCTGCTCAAGTCAGAAATATTCATTGCCAGGATCTTCCCAATCTCAACACCTATCGCACGGCAAACAACATTTGCAACAACCT TAAAAACCCTCGCTGGGGTGCCTCCAACATCCCGTTCCTCCGCTGGCTGCCTGCTGAGTATGAAGATGGCATCAGTTCTCCTAAAGGCTGGACTCATGACTTGAGAGTCAACAATCACCTTCTTCCCTTT GTGAGAGAAGTGTCCAACCGTATCTTGGCAATAAATAGCTCTGAAGTGAACAGTGACCCCCTCTACACCCACCTGGTGACAATCTTTGGCCAGTGGACAGACCATGACATCACTTTCACCCCTCACTCTCCCTCCATCAGGTCATTTAATGATGGCATTGATTGTGAAAAGACCTGTGGCAACACAGAGCCATGCTTCCCCATAGAg TTTCCCTCAAATGAACCTCGCATTCGGGATCACTCTGAAAAGTGCATGCCATTCTCCCGCTCTGCGCCAGCTTGTGGTTCTGGTAACACTGGGTACATCTTTGGATCATCCACTGTCCGCCAGCAGATGAACACTCTGACGGCCTTCATCGATGTGGGTCAGGTCTATGGTTCTGATGACAGCAAAGCTCGCAATCTCCGAAACCTCACTACTGATCAGGGATTGTTGAGGGTGAATAATAACTATACAGACAATGGCCGTGACCTCCTGCCATTCACCACCATGGGGGCCAACATGTGTGCCACAAGGCGACGCATGACCAATGATAATAGTGCTGAGGAAGTGCTGTGCTTCTTTGCTG GTGACGACCGTTCCAATGAAAACATCGGACTGGCTTCTTTGCACACTCTGATGGTGAGAGAGCACAATCGCTTGGTCCGTGCCCTTGCTCAGCTCAACCCAAAGTGGGACGGAGAGAGGCTCTACCAGGAAGCCCGCAAGATTATGGGAGGATACATGCAG GTTATCACTTACAGGGACTATCTCCTTCCCATTGTTGGACCAGAGGCCATATCAAAGAAGTTGTCCACATATCCTGGTTATAATGAAACCATTGATCCCAGCATTGCCAACGTGTTTGCAACAGCTGCCTACCGATTCGCTCATCTGACAGTTCAGCCCTTCATTTTCCGTCTTGATGAGAGTTACCAGGATCATCCAAACTATCCCACCCAGCTGCTTCACAGAACCATGTTTGCCCCTTGGAGGATCGTCTTTGAAG GTGGATTGGACCCAATCTTGAGAGGGTTGATTGGTCGTCAGGCCAAGCTGAACATTCAGGACCGCATGCTGACTGAGGAGCTGAGGGACAAGCTGTTTAAATTCTCTGTAGACCTGGCTCTGGATCTGGGATCTCTTAAcatgcagagaggaagagacCACGGACTCCCtg GCTACAACAAATGGCGAAAGTTCTGTGGCCTGTCACAGCCAACGACTCTAAGTGAGTTAGCTGAGGTTCTCAACAACACTGTCTTGGCCCAAAAACTGCTGGATCTGTACGGTACGCCTGACAACATCGATCCATGGCTGGGAGGAGTGGCTGAGCCATTTGTCAGTGGAGGAAGAGTGGGACCTCTGTTTGCCTGCCTGATTTCCACTCAGTTCCAGAACATCCGTGAGGGAGACAG GTTTTGGTGGGAGAATAAAGGTGTCTTCACGGATGCTCAGAAGCTGGCAATTAGGGAGACGTCTCTTGCCAGAATCATCTGTGACAACACTGGGATCACTGAAGTTCCTGAGAAACCTTTCCAGTACCGACCTCGAGGCTCTGGATACACCCGATGTGACGCCATCCCTGCATTTGATCTCAGTCCATGGAAGGACGGTG GTCCAGAAAAGCCACAACCACCAACAG GTCAACCTGGACCCCCTGGACCTCCTGGACCACCAG GACCAATAGGTCTGCCAGGACCCCCTGGACCTCCCGGACCTTCAGGCGCAGCAAAGCATGTAGCTTTCTCAGTGCGCCTTGGTAATAACTTCCCCAAAGCTGGTACCCCCATTGCCTTCCATGATGTCATCTACAATGGACAGAACAGCTATGACCCCAAGACCGGCTTTTTCACCTGTGAGCACCCAGGCGTCTATGAGTTTGAGTTCCACTGCACCATCCATGACAGTGCAGGCAGCTTGAATCTGTTCCGCAATAGAGCCCTGGTTCTGCACTCATTCACCACCCGCCAGAACGGCTACATCACAGCCAGCGGCAGCACCTTCATCAAGCTTGTGAAGGGAGACAGGGTATGCCTGGTGGCTAACAATGGCGGCAACGGACTGACCAGTGACAGCTTCTTCTCTGGTCATCTGCTGTTCACCGAGTAG